TGCAGAGGCTGACAAATGGTAATACGACAAATGATAAAACGACTGCTGGTGGTACGACTATTGATGATGCGACGCTTGCAGAGGCTGTCAGATGATGGAACGACTGTTGGTGATGCGAAGTTTGCAAGAAAAACACGAGAAGCCGAGAGCCGAGAGCCGCTGTGCGGCGACAGATGATAGTACGACAGTTGGTGGGACGACTATTGATGGGACGACGCTTGCGGAGGCTGACAAATGGTGGAACGACGGTTGATGGTACGAGGGTTGGTGGAGCGAGGAATGATAATACGACAAATGACAATGCAACTGCTGGTGGTACGACACGCTGGAAAGTAACCTTCTTGGCTTTTAATAAACTTGTCCGGTTAATTGTACTTATCTTCTCAAAAATTCATCAGGTAAAAGAACTTCTACATCATCAACCGGGAAGTGTTTTTTATTACCGGTAATTATCACAGCACTGGCTGAAACAGCTGCTTCATAAAAGGGCAGATCGTAAGGATCAGGAAGCGATGCATCTATGGGATGGGGAGTAACAAAAATCCCGTTTTTTTCTAAAAAGCGAAGCAAAATTTCAACCAAAGCAGGGTCAAAACCAAATTTCTTTCTTAGAAGAACTTCTCTATATTCATTAATAATTCTTGCGTCAAAGCAAGGAGTAACTTGACCGGCAATCACCTTGTTCAAAACTGAAGCAGGTTTGCTATATGGCTTAAGCAATGCTGAAACAAGCACATTTGTGTCAATAACAACCTTCAAAGTTCTCTCCTGGCCTTACTAATTTCATCTTCAATTTCTTTATCACTCAGCTTTGATTTTCCTGATTTCATTGAACTAAGTCTCATCTTCTCAACAGCAAATTGAGCCAAAGACTGATCTATTAGTTTCAATAACGCTTCCACATCATCACCGGCTTTTATCATTATTGCCTTTGGTTTTCCTTTTGAAGTGATTACTATCTCTTCATCATCAAGAATTTTCCATAACTTCGATGGGTTGCTTCTTAATTCTCTTGAAGGAATAAATTTCACATCAGTCACCTCCATTCATAGAAGAATTGCCATACAAGTGCATGCATAACTACATACATTATAACATACATATCAATTTTCCTCGCTGGCGAAACAGTATTTTCCCACGCCTTTAAAAAGCAGTTTGGCAGATTGGATGATTTGCTCTTGGCGTTATTTGCTAACTCTTTTAGTTTGTTTTTCATAGATCCCAAACTATGCAGTTGGTTAATGAAACCAGAAAGAGAAGAGAAAAAGGCTTTAGGATTATGAACAAGCAAAGCGAACATGGTAAAAAAGCATTTTCCAGATGATATTGCTCTACTTACTGCTCAACGAATTCTTTGAATTTCATCTAGTCTTTGACATTCAAATAGTATCTCGCTATCATCACAACGTGAAATAGAGAGCCACAAGTTCAGCATGCTTTCGGTAGAACATTATGAATAAACCTTTATTTCCAACCCCAAAAGACCTTTTGCCTGCTTGAAAAATTCTTCCACAGTCTCTCTTTT
The Kosmotoga arenicorallina S304 genome window above contains:
- a CDS encoding putative toxin-antitoxin system toxin component, PIN family — its product is MKVVIDTNVLVSALLKPYSKPASVLNKVIAGQVTPCFDARIINEYREVLLRKKFGFDPALVEILLRFLEKNGIFVTPHPIDASLPDPYDLPFYEAAVSASAVIITGNKKHFPVDDVEVLLPDEFLRR
- a CDS encoding type II toxin-antitoxin system Phd/YefM family antitoxin, producing MKFIPSRELRSNPSKLWKILDDEEIVITSKGKPKAIMIKAGDDVEALLKLIDQSLAQFAVEKMRLSSMKSGKSKLSDKEIEDEISKARREL